In Luteolibacter rhizosphaerae, the genomic window CTCCGGGCCCAAGTCCTGGGCAATGGTCTCCCTCACTTCCATCACCTTCTCCTGCTTCCCGAAGATCACCGGGAAGACGGTCTTCACCATCAGCGGGAATCCGAAACCGCTGGCCACCGCGAAAACGATGCCAGCTGCGACACCCGACAGGAAGATGCTGCGCACCCCGGCGAGGTATCGGAAGTAAGGGTAGAATTTCTTCATCCGTGGGCGCGGAGGTTCCCTCCACAGGGACCCGGGAGCAAGCCCGGAACTATCCGCGCCGCGAGCGAAAAAGCTTGCCATGCATGTCGCGGAGAACCTTCGCCCGAGGCGCTTTCGCGCGAGGAGACGATGGAATCAACCCTTGGCATGACCTCGCGCCGGTGCGAGAACCGATCCGGAGTTGGTAGTCATGAATGAAATCAAATGCCCGCACTGTGGAAAAGCCTTCAAGATCGACGAGGCGGGATACTCGGACATCGTGAAGCAGGTTCGCGACGGCGAGTTCGAGCAGCAACTTCACGAGCGGCTTGAGCTGGCCGAGCAGGACAAGCGCAACGCCATCGAACTGGCTACGACCAAGCTCTCCAGTGAATTGCGACAGGCGGCCGCGGCCAAGGACACCGAGATCCAAGACCTGAAGGCCAAGCTGGAAGCTGGTGAACTAACGCGGAAGCTCTCTGTGAGCGAAGCACTCAGCGGCGTGGAGAAGGAACGCGATGCTCTCGCGAACCAGCTCAGGCAGGCGAAGTTCGACCAGCAAGCCGCTTCCGAGTTGGCTAAGGCAAATCTCCTAAACGAGCTGCAGAAGGCTGCGGCGCAGAAGGATTCGGAGGTTCAGGACCTGAAAGCCAAACTCGCCGCGGCAGAGATCGCGAAGAAGCTCGCTCTCACCGAGGCGGTCGGCGCCATCGAGAAAGAGCGGGACGAACTGAAAGGTGGCCTGGAACGGGCGGCACTGGAGAAGCAACTCGCCGAGAAGTCTCTCAAGGACAAATACGAGACCCAGATCAAGGATCGCGACGACGCGATCGAACGGCTGCGGGACATGAAGGCCCGGCTCTCGACCAAGATGGTCGGCGAGACGCTGGAGCAGCACTGCGAGACCGAGTTCAACCGCATCCGTGCAACGGCGTTCCCGAAGGCCTACTTCGAGAAGGACAACGATGCGCGGACCGGCAGCAAGGGCGACTACATCTTCCGCGACTCGGACGAAACCGGCACGGAGATCATCTCGATCATGTTCGAGATGAAGAACGAGAACGACCGGACCGCGACCAAGAACAAGAACGAGGATTTCCTGAAGGAGCTCGACAAGGACCGCACCGCGAAGGGCTGCGAGTACGCGATCCTGGTCTCGCTACTGGAGTCCGACAGCGAGCTCTACAACACCGGGATCGTCGATGTGTTCCATCGCCACCCGAAGATGTATGTGATCCGCCCGCAGTTCTTCATCCCGATGATCACGCTGCTGCGGAATGCGGCGATGAACTCAGTGAAATACAAGTCGGAGCTCGCCCTCGTGAAGGCGCAGAACATCGATATCACGAATTTCGAGAACCAGTTGGAGGCCTTCAAAACCGCTTTCGCGAGGAACTACGATCTCGCTTCCGGACACTTCCAGAAGGCGATCGACGAGATCGACAAGTCAATCCTCCACCTGCAAAAAACCAAGGATGCCTTGCTCGGTGCAGACCGGAACCTGCGCCTTGCGAACGATAAGGCCCAGGACGTGACGATCAAGCGGCTGACAAAGGGCAACCCGACGATGGCGGAGAAGTTCGCCGAGCTGAAGAAAACCGACCCCGCGCCGCCCTCCGACTTGCCGCTGCTGTGACTTCGAGCGCTTCGCCGTCCGGCGATTGCCTCTCCCCCTTCAGCCGCTACACTCCCCCTCGTGACACTCGAAGTCTCCACGCCCGCACTGCTTTTCCCCGCGATCAGCCTGCTCTTCCTCTCCTTCACCAACCGTTTCCTCCATCTCTCCGCGCTGATCCGCCAGCTTCACAAGGACTGGCTGCAGGCAGGTGACGCGCTGCTGCGCGCCCAGATCGACAACCTGCGTCGCCGCCTCACCCTGATCCGGATGATGCAGCTCTTCGGCGCCATCAGCCTCTTCCTCTGTGTCGGTTCGATGATTGCGGTGATCGGGAATCTGCAGGTGATCGCCGTGCCCACCTTCACGGTGGCCCTTCTCCTCATGGGATGCTCGCTGGCCTGCCTCTGCTGGGAGGTCTGGATCTCCGGCGGCGCATTGAGGATTATGCTCAATGCGGTTGAGAAAGAAGGCTGACCCGTCATTATAGCGTCGTGGACGACCTCTTCGCCCCCAAACCCGCTCCAGCGCCCAAGGCGCTCTCCGTGACGCAACTGGTGCGACGGATGAAGAATCTGTTAGAAGTGGAGCTGGGCGAGGTGTGGGTGGAGGGCGAGGTCTCGAACCTGAAAAAGCAAGCCAGCGGCCACTGGTATTTCTCGCTCAAGGACGAGGGGGCACAGATCCAGTGCGCCATGTTCGGCGCGCGCAAGCGCCCGGGTGCCGAGGTCATGGAGGACGGCGTGAAGGTCCGCGCCTTCGCCGAGCCCAGCGTCTATGAGGCACGCGGCCAGCTCCAGATCATCGTCCAACGTGTCGAACGAGCCGGAGTCGGAGAGCTACAGGCGAAGTTCGAAGCGCTCAAACGGAAGCTGCAGGCCGAGGGCCTCTTCGATGCTGCGCGCAAGAAGCCCCTACCCTCTTTTCCGAGAACCGTGGGAATCGTGACCTCGGACACCGGGGCGGCGATCCGCGATATCCTCAATATCCTGGAGCGCCGCGCTCCTTGGGTGCAGCCGGTCCTTTATCCCGTCCGGGTCCAAGGGCGTGGAGCGGAAGTCGAGATTGCCCGGGCCATCGAGCGCATGGGAAATCCCGAGCGCTACGGAATCCCTCGCTGCGAAGTATTGATCGTCGGCCGTGGCGGGGGCTCGATCGAGGATCTCTGGAACTTCAACGAGGAGATCGTTGCCCGCGCCATCGCCGCCTGCCCCGTCCCGATCATCTCCGCGGTCGGTCACGAGATCGACTTCACCATCGCGGACTTCGTTGCGGATCTCCGGGCCCCCACCCCGAGTGCCGCCGCGGAGCTCGCCGTGCCGGATGGCGACGAACTGAGAAACCGCCTCGCACTCCTCAAGCGCCGCCTCTCCCGCCGCTCCGTCGAGCGTATCGAGCGTCTCGGCATCGCTTTGGAAAACCTCCGGCGCGGAGTCCTCTCGCGCGGCGGCGAGCGACTGCTGCGTGAGCCGAGCATGCGGGTGGATTCCGCCCGCGCCCGCATGGCCTCCGCCGTCGCCACCGAACTGCGCGACCGCAAGCAGACTCTCAAGGAGCTGGGCCGAACCCTCGCCGCCCATCATCCGGCGCGGCAGGTCCAGTTGCGTCTCGATCATCTCGCCCGTACCAAGGATCAACTTGATCGGGCCGCCCGCCGCCGCCTTGATACGCTGGAAGAGCGCCTGAAACGCCTCCGCTCCCTGCTCCGCACCCTCGGCCCGGAATCCGCCTTCGAACGCGGCTTCTCCATCGCCATGGACGAGTATGGCCGCATCATCCGCTCGAAAGCCGACGTGGCTCCGGGGGATCTAATCCGCACCAAGGTGAAGGACGGCGAGATCCGGAGCGAGGTGCGCTGAGGATCAGATTCGGCAGGGAATGCGTGTGATTCTGTCACAAACGGTTCTCGTCTGGCCTTTTCCTTGACCCCTCCGGTCGGTCCCTTAGCGTCGCCGCGATTTTCCGACGGCCCCATGAACATCCACGAATACCAGGCGAA contains:
- the xseA gene encoding exodeoxyribonuclease VII large subunit, which codes for MDDLFAPKPAPAPKALSVTQLVRRMKNLLEVELGEVWVEGEVSNLKKQASGHWYFSLKDEGAQIQCAMFGARKRPGAEVMEDGVKVRAFAEPSVYEARGQLQIIVQRVERAGVGELQAKFEALKRKLQAEGLFDAARKKPLPSFPRTVGIVTSDTGAAIRDILNILERRAPWVQPVLYPVRVQGRGAEVEIARAIERMGNPERYGIPRCEVLIVGRGGGSIEDLWNFNEEIVARAIAACPVPIISAVGHEIDFTIADFVADLRAPTPSAAAELAVPDGDELRNRLALLKRRLSRRSVERIERLGIALENLRRGVLSRGGERLLREPSMRVDSARARMASAVATELRDRKQTLKELGRTLAAHHPARQVQLRLDHLARTKDQLDRAARRRLDTLEERLKRLRSLLRTLGPESAFERGFSIAMDEYGRIIRSKADVAPGDLIRTKVKDGEIRSEVR
- a CDS encoding DUF2130 domain-containing protein is translated as MNEIKCPHCGKAFKIDEAGYSDIVKQVRDGEFEQQLHERLELAEQDKRNAIELATTKLSSELRQAAAAKDTEIQDLKAKLEAGELTRKLSVSEALSGVEKERDALANQLRQAKFDQQAASELAKANLLNELQKAAAQKDSEVQDLKAKLAAAEIAKKLALTEAVGAIEKERDELKGGLERAALEKQLAEKSLKDKYETQIKDRDDAIERLRDMKARLSTKMVGETLEQHCETEFNRIRATAFPKAYFEKDNDARTGSKGDYIFRDSDETGTEIISIMFEMKNENDRTATKNKNEDFLKELDKDRTAKGCEYAILVSLLESDSELYNTGIVDVFHRHPKMYVIRPQFFIPMITLLRNAAMNSVKYKSELALVKAQNIDITNFENQLEAFKTAFARNYDLASGHFQKAIDEIDKSILHLQKTKDALLGADRNLRLANDKAQDVTIKRLTKGNPTMAEKFAELKKTDPAPPSDLPLL
- a CDS encoding DUF2721 domain-containing protein: MTLEVSTPALLFPAISLLFLSFTNRFLHLSALIRQLHKDWLQAGDALLRAQIDNLRRRLTLIRMMQLFGAISLFLCVGSMIAVIGNLQVIAVPTFTVALLLMGCSLACLCWEVWISGGALRIMLNAVEKEG